One genomic region from Chlamydia poikilotherma encodes:
- a CDS encoding dihydrofolate reductase, producing the protein MYKILGIVACDPNGVIGNLGKLPWNYPEDINFFSKTIENMPLIIGRKTFEGLPDTYKKNRKMIIFSKNFHENSEDMVWVSSLEEFHNLELPSLIFLIGGGDLFSLFLENHMLHGCFVTHIHKYYDGDTFFPLSLLEGWKKTILDEKEDLTFCYYESHTNCYA; encoded by the coding sequence ATGTATAAAATACTTGGTATAGTTGCTTGTGATCCTAATGGAGTAATTGGAAATCTAGGAAAACTACCTTGGAACTATCCTGAAGACATAAATTTTTTTTCGAAAACTATAGAAAACATGCCCCTAATTATAGGTAGGAAAACTTTCGAAGGTCTTCCCGATACATATAAGAAAAATCGTAAGATGATAATATTTTCTAAGAATTTTCATGAAAATTCTGAGGATATGGTCTGGGTATCTTCTCTAGAGGAATTTCATAATTTAGAACTTCCTTCTTTGATTTTCCTTATCGGCGGAGGAGATTTGTTTTCTTTATTTTTAGAAAATCACATGTTGCATGGGTGTTTTGTAACGCACATTCATAAGTATTATGACGGAGATACTTTTTTCCCCTTATCTCTATTGGAAGGTTGGAAAAAGACAATTTTAGATGAAAAAGAAGATTTGACATTTTGCTATTATGAAAGTCACACCAATTGTTACGCGTAA
- the folP gene encoding dihydropteroate synthase: protein MTTAQFICLSLGSNLGNRFENFRRAFSLLKEIDIEDLQSSIILETKALLFPGSPEEWDLPFFNSVLIGKTTLSPKQLLSEIKHIERKLGRDSDALPWSPRILDIDILLYGDENHQQKDISIPHERILERPFLLSLIASICPNRKFHQPASEYHLRTFGEIAHLLPCPQEMILNSFSPSTLLMGIVNVTDNSISDGGLYLEASKAVAHAEKLFAQGASVIDFGGQATNPKVKQLLDVEQEWARLEPVLKLLAEKWIGRKQYPDVSLDTFYPEIIRRALEIYPIRWINDVSGGSKEMAEIARDANLLLVINHSCSLPPRADKTLAFTSCASDQLLSWGEKQVKAFVDLGLHQDQIIFDPGIGFGTTQIQALNVLHRMEKFRKLGCATLVGHSRKSCFALLGKYDAKDRDWETVSLSVLLQQQGVNYLRVHDVKANQRVLSAAVWPGVYV from the coding sequence ATGACAACAGCTCAATTTATTTGTTTATCTTTAGGATCTAATCTAGGAAATCGATTTGAAAATTTTCGCAGAGCATTTTCTCTTTTAAAGGAGATAGATATAGAAGATTTGCAAAGCTCTATAATTTTAGAAACGAAGGCTTTGTTATTTCCTGGTTCTCCAGAAGAATGGGATTTACCTTTTTTTAATTCCGTACTTATTGGGAAAACAACACTATCTCCGAAACAGTTGTTATCAGAAATAAAACACATCGAGCGTAAGCTCGGTAGAGATTCTGATGCGCTACCCTGGTCTCCGAGAATTTTGGATATTGATATCCTTTTATATGGGGATGAAAATCACCAACAGAAAGATATCAGCATACCTCATGAGAGAATCTTAGAAAGGCCTTTTTTACTTTCTCTTATTGCTTCAATTTGTCCTAATAGAAAATTTCATCAACCAGCTTCTGAGTACCATTTAAGAACGTTTGGAGAAATAGCTCATCTTCTTCCATGCCCTCAGGAGATGATTCTGAATAGTTTTTCCCCTAGTACTTTATTAATGGGGATAGTCAATGTCACCGATAACTCCATTTCGGATGGAGGATTGTACCTTGAAGCTTCTAAAGCAGTTGCTCATGCTGAAAAATTGTTTGCTCAAGGAGCTTCTGTTATAGATTTCGGAGGACAAGCGACTAATCCTAAGGTAAAACAGTTGCTTGATGTAGAACAAGAATGGGCGCGTTTAGAACCAGTATTAAAGCTACTTGCTGAAAAATGGATTGGACGTAAGCAATATCCCGATGTCTCATTAGATACATTTTATCCCGAAATTATCAGAAGAGCTTTAGAGATCTATCCTATTCGATGGATCAACGACGTTTCAGGCGGTTCTAAGGAAATGGCAGAGATTGCTAGAGACGCGAATTTATTATTAGTTATAAATCACTCATGCTCTTTGCCTCCTCGTGCTGATAAAACACTAGCGTTTACTTCGTGTGCTTCTGATCAGTTGTTAAGTTGGGGAGAAAAGCAAGTGAAAGCTTTTGTTGACCTAGGCTTGCACCAGGATCAAATTATTTTTGATCCTGGTATTGGTTTTGGAACAACCCAAATACAAGCATTGAATGTGTTACATAGAATGGAAAAATTCCGAAAGCTTGGCTGTGCTACGTTGGTGGGCCATTCAAGGAAATCGTGTTTCGCTCTTTTAGGCAAGTACGATGCTAAAGATCGTGATTGGGAAACTGTTAGCTTATCAGTATTGTTGCAGCAACAAGGGGTGAACTATCTGCGAGTTCATGATGTGAAAGCTAACCAAAGAGTGTTGTCTGCAGCAGTGTGGCCCGGAGTCTATGTATAA
- the folB gene encoding dihydroneopterin aldolase has product MIPDFRLWVRLGCSLEERHFKQPILVSIVLSFFEEPSVCVSDDLNDACCYIEITSLIEEVASSKPCALVEHLSKLLMDALESKLKNKVSKIDLEVHKERPPVPNLLKPICFKISRKISL; this is encoded by the coding sequence ATTATTCCAGATTTTCGTCTGTGGGTGCGTCTTGGATGTTCTCTTGAAGAACGGCATTTTAAGCAGCCCATCTTAGTTTCTATAGTTCTTTCTTTTTTTGAAGAGCCCTCTGTTTGTGTTTCAGATGATCTCAATGACGCATGTTGTTATATTGAGATAACTTCTTTAATAGAAGAAGTTGCTTCTAGTAAACCTTGTGCTTTAGTTGAACACTTGTCTAAGCTCTTAATGGATGCTTTAGAATCAAAGTTAAAGAACAAGGTTTCTAAAATAGATTTAGAGGTGCATAAAGAACGCCCTCCTGTTCCTAACTTGTTGAAGCCCATTTGCTTTAAAATAAGTAGGAAGATCTCATTATGA
- a CDS encoding RNA polymerase sigma factor — translation MLMNTQNGQATEAAHEEEAQKKLEELVSLAKDQGFITYEEINEILPMSFDTPEQIDQVLIFLTGMDIQVLNQADVERQKERKKEAKELEGLAKRTEGTPDDPVRMYLKEMGTVPLLTREEEVEISKRIEKAQVQIERIILRFRYSSKEAISIAQYLINGKERFDKIISEKEVEDKAHFLKLLPKLITLLKEEDVYLESLLLALKQSSLSKQESAKLNDNLEKCRIRTQAYLRCFHCRHNVTEDFGEVVFKAYDSFLQLEQQINDLKVRAERNKFAAAKLDAAKRRLYKREVAAGRTLEEFKKDVRMLQRWMDKSQEAKKEMVESNLRLVISIAKKYTNRGLSFLDLIQEGNMGLMKAVEKFEYRRGYKFSTYATWWIRQAVTRAIADQARTIRIPVHMIETINKVLRGAKKLMMETGKEPTPEELAEELGLTPDRVREIYKIAQHPISLQAEVGEGGESSFGDFLEDTGVESPAEATGYSMLKDKMKEVLKTLTDRERFVLIHRFGLLDGKPKTLEEVGSAFNVTRERIRQIEAKALRKMRHPIRSKQLRAFLDLLEEEKTGSGKAKNIKGK, via the coding sequence ATGCTCATGAATACACAAAATGGCCAGGCTACGGAAGCGGCTCATGAAGAAGAAGCTCAAAAAAAACTAGAGGAGCTTGTTTCTCTTGCTAAAGATCAGGGCTTTATCACTTACGAGGAGATCAACGAGATCCTTCCTATGTCTTTCGACACACCTGAACAGATTGATCAGGTGTTGATTTTCCTTACAGGAATGGATATCCAGGTCCTGAACCAAGCAGACGTAGAAAGACAAAAAGAAAGAAAAAAAGAAGCTAAAGAGCTAGAAGGCTTAGCTAAACGTACGGAGGGGACTCCAGATGACCCTGTACGTATGTATTTGAAAGAAATGGGAACGGTTCCTCTTTTAACTAGAGAGGAAGAAGTTGAAATTTCTAAGAGAATAGAAAAAGCGCAAGTTCAAATCGAACGTATTATTTTACGTTTTCGTTATTCCTCGAAAGAAGCTATTTCCATTGCGCAGTATCTAATCAATGGAAAAGAGCGTTTTGATAAAATTATTTCAGAAAAAGAAGTAGAAGATAAGGCGCATTTTCTTAAGTTACTTCCTAAGTTAATTACTTTACTTAAAGAAGAAGATGTCTATTTAGAATCACTTCTCTTAGCGTTGAAGCAGAGTAGTTTATCAAAACAAGAAAGCGCGAAATTAAATGATAATTTAGAAAAATGTCGTATCCGTACGCAAGCGTATTTACGTTGTTTCCACTGTCGTCACAATGTTACAGAGGATTTTGGTGAAGTTGTTTTTAAAGCATATGACTCCTTCCTACAGTTAGAACAGCAAATTAATGATTTGAAAGTTCGAGCAGAAAGAAACAAATTCGCAGCAGCAAAATTAGATGCTGCTAAACGTAGATTATACAAACGAGAAGTCGCTGCAGGACGAACCCTGGAAGAATTTAAAAAAGACGTGCGTATGTTGCAACGTTGGATGGACAAGAGCCAGGAAGCTAAAAAAGAAATGGTTGAATCCAATTTACGTTTAGTGATTTCGATAGCTAAAAAATACACAAACCGCGGTCTATCCTTCTTAGATTTGATTCAGGAGGGTAATATGGGTTTGATGAAGGCTGTAGAAAAATTTGAATACCGCAGAGGATATAAATTTTCTACTTACGCCACCTGGTGGATTCGTCAGGCTGTTACTCGCGCTATAGCTGATCAAGCGCGAACTATTCGTATTCCTGTGCACATGATTGAAACCATAAATAAAGTTCTTCGGGGCGCGAAGAAATTGATGATGGAAACAGGTAAAGAGCCCACTCCAGAAGAATTGGCCGAGGAATTAGGATTAACTCCTGATCGGGTGCGGGAGATTTATAAAATTGCCCAGCATCCTATTTCTTTACAGGCAGAAGTTGGTGAAGGAGGCGAAAGTTCTTTTGGTGATTTCTTAGAAGATACTGGTGTAGAATCTCCAGCAGAAGCCACGGGCTATTCAATGCTTAAAGATAAGATGAAAGAGGTTTTAAAAACTCTTACAGATCGAGAGCGGTTTGTATTGATTCATCGTTTTGGTCTTTTAGATGGGAAGCCTAAAACATTAGAAGAAGTGGGGTCGGCGTTTAATGTGACTCGAGAACGCATTCGTCAGATTGAAGCTAAAGCTTTAAGAAAAATGCGTCACCCCATTCGTTCAAAACAGCTACGTGCTTTCCTTGATCTTTTGGAAGAGGAAAAAACAGGCTCGGGTAAAGCAAAAAATATTAAGGGTAAGTAA